Proteins from one Diorhabda carinulata isolate Delta chromosome 10, icDioCari1.1, whole genome shotgun sequence genomic window:
- the LOC130899086 gene encoding ribosomal protein L44, mitochondrial, with translation MNIVINVIYTCLTFEVNNRIIMAFWTKTGWVIRQCISFYKPLRITEIPSRHIHRWVAPTLKELYRRKERLGPEPEQPRSSHLEWNYDAELFAFGKRLGEELDRSLLKQALVQREYANIQEVKDQRKGTPSEELKHNYELVQEGEDIINDYLKTELNKTYPKDIVDAVLRYLTEEEMLANIGSHIGLKDLVLTDEYPPTSKTLSDTFKAVVAALKRSQDLARAENFVKDFVLVQLNGKNVYEIWNLKDPYEYLTRLLKEKGITDIEPRLCAVSGSNTIMACYQVGLYNDKKLLGIGWGESTKIAQETAAIDAIQRLHKHVNKD, from the exons atgAATATTGTCATTAATGTCATATACACATGTTTAACATTTGAAGTAAACAATCGAATAATAATGGCTTTTTGGACAAAAACCGGTTGGGTAATAAGACAATGTATATCATTTTACAAACCTCTCAGAATAACAG aGATACCATCTCGTCATATCCATAGATGGGTAGCACCTACTTTAAAAGAACTGTATAGACGAAAAGAAAGATTGGGACCAGAACCTGAACAACCGAGATCTAGTCATCTTGAGTGGAATTATGATGCTGAACTATTCGCATTTGGAAAACGTCTAGGTGAAGAATTGGACAGAAGTTTACTTAAGCAAGCCCTTGTACAAAGAGAATACGCTAATATACAAGAAGTAAAAGATCAACGTAAAG gAACACCTTCAGAGGAGTTGAAACATAATTACGAGTTAGTTCAAGAAGGGGAAGatataattaatgattatttaaaaacagaGTTGAATAAAACTTATCCAAAAGATATTGTAGATGCAGTTTTAAGATATCTAACTGAAGAAGAAATGTTGGCAAATATAGGTAGTCATATTGGTCTTAAAGATTTAGTTTTAACAGAT GAGTATCCACCTACATCTAAAACTTTAAGTGATACATTTAAAGCTGTTGTAGCAGCTTTGAAGCGTTCTCAAGATTTAGCACGTGCCGAAAATTTCGTTAAAGACTTTGTTTTGGTACAACTTAACGGAAAAAATGTATACGAGATATGGAATCTCAAAGATCCTTATGAATACCTAACAAGGTTACTAAAAGAAAAAGGCATCACTGATATTGAACCTCGTTTGTGTGCTGTATCTGGTTCTAATACTATCATGGCTTGTTACCAAGTAGGATTGTACAATGATAAGAAATTATTGGGAATAG GTTGGGGCGAAAGTACCAAAATAGCGCAAGAAACTGCGGCGATTGACGCAATTCAGAGGCTACATAAACATGTAAATAAAgattaa
- the LOC130899085 gene encoding reticulocyte-binding protein homolog 2a yields MSFVPSQYLVRLQELKLWQGNYDNLLQKQKNNLAKDIQLSDLDDLDDVTPISEKSQIKTCESVDWDQQAILPKTKPFNELIEEKLAADEPIEVSIKTKKPFLRKGSGLARYNLNPIKKKFNEQKIIQNNQHKRHTDIKGIEQKRHADIKSNASIKSNADIKSNEEKCYTDIKGNEQAYVENSITPLKAPEINIKSKATWTKVINDENLVECSEDNKFNPQYVIEKINEFAHSFCTSKKYNDEKILESYFDRYNHEDMLENSFSNQSEEELHIFETLEKKINHSSFVSTNTSVIRLLASTPNSVHTSPQKNTNDENLKMCQEIQSSNVLTKILNNLKLISAENTKGEYRDNSSARTSRTNSFSEDKKYVKNPDSYCLSPSSFYTDFESTLERFNKINTAVNTSFSQNKEASCQNCIDLQDKLEKLLYESTNVEVEKRKLCDLTKELEHQCRELTAEIENLKLNYDKDIEDLREELDEERKKFAREKALLDMYVKDVKPKKKDGIEMDSLKKELIDLKELMKLKETKNGTTQARLRNQIRQLEKEKSELKLSVEQLQKENGKLSASQKINRNAEARMLQEINRNLHRLTEETIKDGDLKKDNRTKFVQKKDKRRGMGELKERVERELQVEVIYNNELVAKNLDKQNESSTGLANNEFGQNEGTNQRKKVLIEREFPDGSKEIKFTNGTIKTISPDGKLIYLQYSNGDIRETDLIKNTEKYYFLKKDIWLTKHSDGTELIEFPNGQKEERFPDGRVRITAVDGTTLTTYKEHQEINYPDGSKMVKNKEEKIIYLTNGQKETHTPQFKKREYPDGTIKIIYPDGTQESRYANGRVRIKDENGTLLMDSHINETQ; encoded by the exons ATGTCATTTGTACCATCTCAGTATTTAGTTAGATTACAAGAATTGAAACTATGGCAAGGAAATTATGATAATCTGTtacaaaagcaaaaaaataatttagctAAAGATATACAATTGTCTGATTTGGATGATTTGGACGACGTAACTCCGATAAGCGAAAAATCACAAATTAAGACATGCGAATCTGTGGACTGGGATCAACAAGCCATTTTACCGAAAACTAAACCATTCAATGAacttattgaagaaaaactggCTGCAGATGAACCTATAGAAGTAtctattaaaaccaaaaaacctTTTCTAAGAAAGGGATCAGGTTTAGCACGATATAATCTGAatcctattaaaaaaaagttcaacgaacagaaaataattcaaaataatcaacaCAAACGTCACACTGATATTAAGGGTATTGAACAAAAACGTCATGCAGATATTAAGAGCAATGCAAGTATTAAGAGCAATGCAGATATTAAGAgcaatgaagaaaaatgttacaCAGATATTAAGGGCAATGAGCAGGCATATGTAGAGAATTCTATAACACCTTTAAAGGCACCGGAGATTAATATTAAGTCTAAGGCTACATGGACTAAGGTTATTAACGATGAAAATCTAGTAGAATGTTCTGAAGATAACAAGTTTAATCCTCAATACGTGATTGAGAAGATTAATGAGTTTGCTCACTCATTCTGCACTTCTAAGAAGtacaatgatgaaaaaatttt agaATCATATTTTGACAGATATAACCATGAGGACATGTTAGAAAACTCATTCAGTAACCAATCAGAAGAagaattacatatttttgaaactcttgaaaaaaaaattaatcactcTAGTTTTGTGTCTACTAATACTAGTGTTATTAGATTGCTGGCTAGTACTCCTAATAGTGTTCACACATCTCCCCAAAAGAATACtaatgatgaaaatttgaaaatgtgtCAGGAGATTCAGAGTTCAAATGTTTtgactaaaattttaaataatttaaagttgataTCTGCTGAAAATACTAAAGGAGAATATAGAG ATAATTCATCAGCAAGAACCAGTCGCACCAATAGTTTTTCTGAAGATAAAAAGTATGTGAAAAATCCAGATAGCTACTGTCTATCCCCCTCTAGCTTCTATACAGATTTCGAAAGTACTTTGGaacgttttaataaaataaacactgcTGTAAATACCAGTTTTTCCCAAAATAAAGAAGCAAGTTGTCAAAACTGTATAGATCTTCAAGATAAACTAGAGAAGTTGTTGTATGAATCAACTAATGTAGAG GtagaaaagagaaaattatgtGATTTAACGAAAGAATTGGAACATCAATGTAGAGAACTTACTGCAGAAATAGAAaacttaaaattgaattatgatAAAGACATAGAAGATTTGAGGGAAGAATTGGATGAGGAACGAAAAAAGTTTGCTAGAGAAAAAGCTTTACTTGATAT gtATGTAAAAGATGTTAAACCTAAAAAGAAAGACGGTATAGAAATGgatagtttgaaaaaagaattgatTGATCTAAAAGAATTAATGAAACTGAAAGAAACTAAAAATGGTACAACTCAGGCTCGGTTGCGCAATCAAATCAGAcaattggaaaaagaaaaatccgAACTGAAGTTATCGGTGGAGCAACTgcaaaaagaaaatggaaaactCAGTGCTTCTCAGAAGATAAATAGGAACGCAGAAGCTAGAATGTTAcaagaaattaacagaaatttacacag GTTAACGGAAGAGACAATAAAAGATGGAGACTTGAAAAAAGACAATAGAACTAAATTTGTTCAGAAAAAAGATAAGCGACGAGGTATGGGAGAATTAAAAGAAAGAGTCGAAAGGGAACTACAAGTAGaagttatatataataatgaattggTTGctaaaaatttagataaacaaaatgaatcATCGACAGGATTAGCAAATAACGAATTCGGACAAAATGAAGGAACCAATCAACGTAAAAAAG ttttaatagAGAGAGAATTTCCTGATGGAtcgaaagaaataaaatttactaatgGGACAATAAAAACCATATCACCTGATGGTAAACTGATCTATCTCCAGTATTCAAACGGTGATATCAGAGAAAcagatttaattaaaaacaccgaaaagtattattttctcAAGAAAGATATATGGTTAACGAAACACTCAGATGGAACAGAACTTATCGAGTTTCCCAA tGGTCAAAAAGAAGAAAGATTCCCAGATGGTAGAGTGCGAATAACAGCTGTAGATGGTACTACATTAACAACCTACAAAGAACATCAGGAAATAAATTATCCAGACGGATCTAAAATGGTCAAAaacaaagaagagaaaataatatatctAACCAATGGTCAAAAGGAAACACATACGCCACAGTTTAAA aaaagggAATATCCTGATGGtaccattaaaataatttatccaGATGGTACTCAAGAATCTCGATACGCAAACGGGAGGGTTCGTATCAAAGATGAAAATGGCACGTTACTTATGGACTCCCATATTAATGAAACACAATga
- the LOC130899088 gene encoding ubiquitin-conjugating enzyme E2 L3 produces the protein MAATRRLQKELGDIRNSGLKSFRDIQVDETNILTWQGLIVPDNPPYNKGAFKIEINFPAEYPFKPPKINFKTKIYHPNIDEKGQVCLPIISAEHWKPATKTDQVIQALVALVNEPEPEHPLRGDLAEEYIKDKKKFTKNAEEYTKKHSEKRPAD, from the exons ATGGCAGCCACTAGGAGATTACAAAAA GAACTAGGAGATATTAGAAATTCAGGATTGAAATCATTCCGTGATATACAAGTTgatgaaactaatattttaacTTGGCAGGGTTTGATAGTTCCA GATAATCCTCCTTATAATAAAGGAgctttcaaaatagaaatcaatTTCCCTGCCGAATACCCTTTCAAACCAcccaaaataaatttcaaaaccaaaatttatCATCCAAATATAGATGAAAAAGGTCAAGTGTGTTTACCTATCATAAGTGCTGAACATTGGAAACCTGCAACTAAAACAGACCAag tGATACAAGCTTTAGTAGCTTTGGTAAATGAACCTGAACCGGAACACCCTCTTAGAGGTGATTTAGCAGAAGAATATATCAAAGATAAGAAGAAATTTACGAAAAATGCGGAAGAATATACGAAAAAACACAGCGAGAAAAGACCAGCGGACTAA